The following proteins are encoded in a genomic region of Candidatus Palauibacter australiensis:
- a CDS encoding Zn-dependent hydrolase, with the protein MGPISRRRFGALALGAAGAAATPWPLRALRGQRLLVDGDRLNRRLGELARFSSAAEGTTRLAYSDEDRAARAWLSDILSDLGLEVHVDRAANLIGRRRGTDPSLAPIVLGSHIDSVPAGGSYDGQVGSIGALEAVATLVDAGRETRHPLEFVIWANEEGGKTGSRAVAGETLPWEVDIVTASGFAIGEGTERLGGDLTDLAAARREAGSLAAYLELHIEQGFVLDRGGLDIGVVQGIVGIRRWSVTVDGFANHAGTTPMDMRQDAMVTAARIIDAVHVSARELPGRHVATVGRLTAEPGAPNVIPGRVTFSLEIRDLAMTGIDAVFQAIRGRAEEIAAADGTTVTIEQFYESRAAPTDPRLRDIIEAEALDLGLTALRMPSGAGHDAQSVALLGPVGMIFVPSRNGISHSPLEFTEPDQITAGANVLLGALLAIDARGL; encoded by the coding sequence ATGGGGCCGATCTCCCGGCGGCGGTTCGGGGCGCTCGCCCTCGGCGCCGCGGGAGCGGCGGCCACCCCCTGGCCGCTCCGCGCACTGCGCGGCCAGCGACTTCTCGTGGACGGCGACCGGCTCAACCGCCGCCTCGGCGAACTCGCGCGCTTCAGCAGCGCCGCGGAGGGCACGACGCGGCTCGCCTACAGCGATGAGGACCGGGCGGCCCGCGCCTGGCTCTCGGACATCCTGTCCGACCTCGGCCTCGAAGTGCATGTGGACCGCGCCGCCAACCTGATCGGACGCCGGCGCGGCACGGACCCCTCGCTCGCCCCCATCGTCCTCGGTTCCCACATCGACTCCGTCCCGGCGGGCGGCAGCTACGACGGACAGGTCGGCTCGATCGGCGCGCTCGAAGCGGTGGCCACGCTGGTGGACGCGGGCCGGGAAACCCGCCACCCGCTGGAATTCGTGATCTGGGCCAACGAGGAGGGCGGCAAGACGGGGAGCCGCGCGGTCGCGGGCGAAACCCTGCCCTGGGAAGTCGACATCGTCACCGCGAGCGGGTTTGCGATCGGCGAGGGCACGGAGCGCCTGGGCGGCGACCTCACCGACCTGGCGGCGGCACGACGGGAGGCCGGGAGTCTCGCGGCCTACCTCGAACTGCATATCGAGCAGGGGTTCGTGCTGGATCGGGGCGGGCTCGACATCGGCGTCGTGCAGGGGATCGTGGGCATCCGCCGCTGGTCCGTCACGGTCGACGGTTTCGCCAACCACGCCGGCACCACGCCCATGGACATGCGGCAGGACGCCATGGTAACCGCGGCGCGCATCATCGATGCCGTGCACGTGTCCGCGCGGGAACTGCCCGGGCGGCACGTGGCCACCGTCGGCCGCCTGACCGCCGAGCCCGGCGCGCCGAACGTCATCCCGGGGCGGGTGACCTTCAGCCTCGAGATCCGCGACCTCGCGATGACGGGCATCGACGCCGTCTTCCAGGCGATCCGGGGGCGCGCCGAGGAGATCGCCGCGGCGGACGGCACGACGGTCACCATCGAGCAGTTCTACGAGAGTCGCGCGGCGCCGACCGATCCGCGCCTCCGGGACATCATCGAAGCGGAGGCGCTCGACCTCGGCCTCACGGCGCTCCGCATGCCGAGCGGCGCGGGCCACGACGCGCAGAGCGTCGCCCTGCTGGGGCCGGTGGGGATGATCTTCGTGCCGAGCCGCAACGGCATCAGCCACTCGCCGCTCGAGTTCACGGAGCCGGATCAGATCACGGCGGGGGCGAACGTGCTGCTCGGCGCCCTCCTCGCGATCGACGCGCGCGGCCTCTGA
- a CDS encoding DUF4159 domain-containing protein, translating to MMRLRPRSAPILATTLATVTVATLAAAAVTGMTGRSDPPTDAVAAEASARDVSTGDVSASALREREAARDWLLEREPGLAQARAEWGRDFYFTRAIYSGSRGWWGGGRGRGTWATDFPKADRQFLFILHRLLAMLDLHEWENPVALDDPELRRFPFLYMLEVGYINLSEPEIEGLRGYLEAGGFLVVDDFWGEEAWYNFEYHMSRILPGRPIEPIPLDHPIFHQFYDIDEIKTVPAVNNAMRGRYEECWGPCPPTVRGIFNDQGELMVVINHNTDLGDAWEWSENPYYPIDRSTYAYELAINYIIYGLSH from the coding sequence ATGATGCGTCTCCGACCGCGCTCCGCCCCGATCCTCGCCACCACGCTGGCCACCGTGACGGTCGCCACGCTGGCCGCCGCCGCCGTGACGGGCATGACGGGGCGATCCGACCCGCCGACGGACGCGGTGGCCGCGGAGGCGAGCGCCCGCGACGTGAGCACCGGGGATGTGAGCGCTTCGGCCCTTCGCGAACGCGAGGCCGCGCGCGACTGGCTGCTCGAGCGCGAACCGGGGCTGGCCCAGGCGCGGGCGGAATGGGGCCGGGACTTCTACTTCACGCGCGCCATCTACTCGGGCTCCCGCGGCTGGTGGGGTGGGGGACGGGGACGCGGCACGTGGGCCACGGACTTCCCGAAGGCCGACCGCCAGTTCCTCTTCATCCTCCATCGCCTGCTCGCGATGCTGGACCTGCACGAGTGGGAGAACCCGGTCGCGCTCGACGACCCCGAACTGCGCCGCTTCCCCTTCCTCTACATGCTGGAAGTCGGCTACATTAACCTGTCCGAGCCCGAAATCGAGGGTCTCCGGGGCTACCTCGAGGCGGGCGGATTCCTGGTGGTGGATGACTTCTGGGGCGAGGAGGCGTGGTACAACTTCGAGTACCACATGTCCCGCATCCTGCCCGGCCGCCCGATCGAGCCGATTCCGCTGGATCATCCGATCTTCCACCAGTTCTACGACATCGACGAGATCAAGACGGTGCCGGCCGTCAACAACGCCATGCGCGGGCGCTACGAGGAGTGCTGGGGACCCTGCCCGCCCACGGTCCGCGGGATCTTCAACGACCAGGGCGAGCTGATGGTCGTCATCAACCACAACACGGATCTGGGCGACGCGTGGGAGTGGTCCGAGAACCCGTACTACCCGATCGACCGCTCGACCTACGCCTACGAACTCGCCATCAACTACATCATCTACGGCCTCAGCCACTGA